The genomic region GAGACCCTGGAAGCCCGCGCATGCGACGGCGATTTCGGGCAGGGCCATGCCCTGTGGCCGCACATCCACAGTGTTTGACCTCTTGTGCCCAGCCAGCACTGCCCTTGATCGTGCAGCGCGTGCGTCACCCCTTCCCTCGACCTGTACCGTACCGGTTCGGTCACTCAGCGTGGAGGACCATACATCATGGCAAAGGCGCTTCTCGGGTACGTCGGCGGCCCCGACCCGCGAATGCTGTCCGAGATGCGGCGGCTTCAGCAGCGCGTCCAGGACCTGGAGGCCGAACTCGTTCGGATGCAGGCCGAGAACGACGCACTCGTCGCTGTCGCTGACGAGCACTCACTGCTCGACAGCATCGGTCTTGGACAGCGGGAGCCCGCACTCACCTGATCCAGGAATCGAGATCGACCGGCCATCCGACCGGCCGATTTTGCCGCGCACCGACGCGATCACCCTCGGGACGCGAACATCGGGGACGCCCTTACCGGCGTCCCTTCGTCGTTTCCTCCAGCTTGACAGCAGCTCAGCAAATTCTTCCTGAGGCTGCCCACGGCCCGGCCGGGTGAAACCGCCGAGGCACGGCGGATACAGTCGGGCGGGTGCACCTGAAGAGCCTGACCCTGCGCGGCTTCAAGTCCTTCGCCTCGGCCACCACGCTGCGCTTCGAACCCGGTATCACCTGCGTGGTCGGCCCGAACGGCTCGGGCAAGTCCAACGTGGTCGACGCGCTCTCCTGGGTGATGGGCGAGCAGGGCGTCAAGTCGCTGCGCGGCGGCAAGATGGAGGACGTCATCTTCGCCGGCACCAGCGGGCGGGCCCCGCTCGGCCGGGCCGAGGTCGCGCTCACCATCGACAACAGCGACGGCGCCCTGCCGATCGACTACGCCGAGGTGACGATCAGCCGCACCATGTTCCGCAACGGCGGCAGCGAGTACGCGCTCAACGGCGACACCTGCCGACTGCTGGACATCCAGGAACTGCTCTCCGACTCCGGCATCGGCCGCGAGATGCACGTGATCGTCGGCCAGGGCCGACTGGACTCCGTGCTGCACGCCGACCCGATGGGCCGCCGGGCCTTCATCGAGGAGGCCGCCGGGGTGCTCAAGCACCGCAAGCGCAAGGAGAAGGCGCTGCGGAAGCTGGACGCGATGGCGGCCAACCTCAACCGGGTGCAGGACCTGGTGGCCGAACTGCGCCGCCAGCTCGGACCGCTCGGCCGACAGGCCAAGATCGCCCGCCGGGCGGCCGGCATCCAGGCCGAACTGCGCGACGCCCGGCTGCGGCTGCTCGCCGACGACCTGCTGAGCCTGCGCCAGGCGGTGCAGGCGGAGGTGGCCGACGAGTTGGCGCTGCGGCTGCGGCGCTCCACCGTGGAGCAGGAACTCATCCGGGCCCGGCAGCGCGAAGCGGTCCTGGAGGCGCAGGTCGAGCAGCTCGGACCGCGACTGGAGGCCGGCCGGCAGGCCTGGTACCAGCTCTCCGCGCTGGCCGAGCGGACCAGGGGCACGATCGGCCTGGCCGAGGCCCGGGTGCGGCACGCGAGCACCGGGGGAGCGGCCGAGGAGCGGCGCGGGCGTGATCCCGAGGAACTCGCCGCCGAGGCCGAGCGGGTGCGCGAGGAGGAGGCGGCGCTGACCGAGGCGCTGGAGGAGACCCAGTACGCGCTGGCCGAGGCGGTGGAGCGGCGCGCCGAGCTGGAGCGGGCGCTGACCGTGGAGGAGCAGCGGCTGCGGGCGGCCGCCCGGGCCGCCGCCGACCGGCGCGAGGGCCTGGCCCGGCTGCAGGGCCAGGCCGCGGCCGCGGCCTCGCGGGCGGCCGGCGCGCAGGCGGAGATCGACCGGCTGGCCGCCGCGCGCGAGGAGGCCGAGCTGCGTGCCCAGGCGGCGGGCGCGGAGTACGAGCTGCTGCGCGAGCAGGTGGCCGGGCTGGAGACCGGGGACGAGGAGCTGGAGGCGGCGCACGACCAGGCGCGCGAGCGGCTGGCCGGCGCGGAGCGTGAACTGAGCGGCGCGCGGGAGGCGGCAAGTGCTGCCGAGCGTGAGCGGGCCGCCCTGACGGCCCGTCACGAGGCGCTCTCGCTCGGCCTGCGGCGCAAGGACGGCACCGGTGCCCTGCTGGCCGCCGCCGACCGGCTCACCGGGGTGCTCGGCCCGGCGGCCGAGCTGCTCACAGTGGCACCCGGCCACGAGGTGGCGCTGGCCGCGGCGCTCGGCGCGGCCGCTGACGCCGTCGCGGTGGCCGGCCTCGATGCCGCCGCCGACGCGCTGCTCATGCTGCGCACCGAGGACGCCGGACGAGCCGCGCTGCTGATCGCCGGCGCCCCCGACACCCCGGCACCGGCCCCGGCCGTCGAGCCGAGCCTGCCCGCCGGTGCCCGCTGGGCCGCCGAGCTGGTCGACGGCCCCGCCGCACTGCTGCCCGCCGTGCGCGGGCTGCTCGCCCGCACCGCGCTGGTCGCCGACCTCGACGCCGCGCGCCGGCTGCTCGCCGACCACCCCCGGCTCACCGCCGTCACCGCCGAGGGCGACCTGCTCGGCCCCGGCTTCGGCCAGGGCGGCGCGGCCGGCGCGCCCAGCCAGCTGGAGACCCAGGCCGCCGTGGACGCCGCCGCCCGGCAGATCGAGGAGCTGACCGGCCGCTGCGCCGAGCTCGCCGAGCAGCTGGCCCAGGCCAAGGAGGACCGCCGCGAGCAGGCCGCCGAGCTGGAGCGACTCACCGTCGACCGGCGCCGCGCCGAGAAGCAGCGCGCCGAGGTGGCCGGCTCGCTCGGCCGCCTCGGCGGCCAGGCCCGGGCCGCGGCCGCCGAGGCCGAGCGCGCGGCGGCGGCCGTGCAGCGCGCCGAGGAGGGCCGGCAGGCCGCCGACGCCGCGGCCGAGGAGCTCGCCGCCCGACTGGCCGCCGCCGAGGAGCTGGCCGAGGAGGGCGCCGAGGAACCCGACGCCGCCGAACGCGACCGCCTCGCCGAGGCCGGCACCCAGGCCCGGCAGGCCGAACTGGAGGCCAGGCTCGCGGTCCGCACCCATGAGGAGCGGGTCCGCTCGCTGGCCGGCCGCGCCGACAGCCTGGACCGGGCCGCCCGCGCCGAACGCGAGGCCCGGGCCCGGGCCGCCGAACGTCGCCGCCGGGCCGCCCACGAGGCCGCCGTGGCCGGCGCCGTTGCGGCCGGCGCGCGGGGGCTGCTCGCCTGCCTGGAGGTCTCGCTGGGCCGCGCCGACGCCGAGCGGGCCC from Kitasatospora azatica KCTC 9699 harbors:
- the smc gene encoding chromosome segregation protein SMC, whose protein sequence is MHLKSLTLRGFKSFASATTLRFEPGITCVVGPNGSGKSNVVDALSWVMGEQGVKSLRGGKMEDVIFAGTSGRAPLGRAEVALTIDNSDGALPIDYAEVTISRTMFRNGGSEYALNGDTCRLLDIQELLSDSGIGREMHVIVGQGRLDSVLHADPMGRRAFIEEAAGVLKHRKRKEKALRKLDAMAANLNRVQDLVAELRRQLGPLGRQAKIARRAAGIQAELRDARLRLLADDLLSLRQAVQAEVADELALRLRRSTVEQELIRARQREAVLEAQVEQLGPRLEAGRQAWYQLSALAERTRGTIGLAEARVRHASTGGAAEERRGRDPEELAAEAERVREEEAALTEALEETQYALAEAVERRAELERALTVEEQRLRAAARAAADRREGLARLQGQAAAAASRAAGAQAEIDRLAAAREEAELRAQAAGAEYELLREQVAGLETGDEELEAAHDQARERLAGAERELSGAREAASAAERERAALTARHEALSLGLRRKDGTGALLAAADRLTGVLGPAAELLTVAPGHEVALAAALGAAADAVAVAGLDAAADALLMLRTEDAGRAALLIAGAPDTPAPAPAVEPSLPAGARWAAELVDGPAALLPAVRGLLARTALVADLDAARRLLADHPRLTAVTAEGDLLGPGFGQGGAAGAPSQLETQAAVDAAARQIEELTGRCAELAEQLAQAKEDRREQAAELERLTVDRRRAEKQRAEVAGSLGRLGGQARAAAAEAERAAAAVQRAEEGRQAADAAAEELAARLAAAEELAEEGAEEPDAAERDRLAEAGTQARQAELEARLAVRTHEERVRSLAGRADSLDRAARAEREARARAAERRRRAAHEAAVAGAVAAGARGLLACLEVSLGRADAERAQVEQARAARESELRAARERGRELKDELDKLVDAGHRDEVLRAEKRLRIEQLEDRALEEFGIEGEELLAGYGPDQLVPAPAPEEGQQPGEPRPYDRAEQEKRLRAAEKAYLQLGKVNPLALEEFAALEERHQFLGEQLEDLKRSRRDLMEIVRDVDQRVEELFTAAFHDTAAQFEGVFSRLFPGGEGRLVLTDPDDMLSTGVEVEARPPGKKVKRLSLLSGGERSLTAVAMLVSIFKARPSPFYVMDEVEAALDETNLRRLIAIMEELRDSSQLIVITHQKLTMECADALYGVTMKGDGISQVISQRLRDEHRERKVPMRQQPQTV